A region of Paenibacillus thiaminolyticus DNA encodes the following proteins:
- the ilvD gene encoding dihydroxy-acid dehydratase, with protein sequence MTAKKKMRSDMIKKGFDRAPHRSLLRAAGVKEEDFDKPFIAVCNSYIDIIPGHVHLQEFGKIVKEAIREAGGVPFEFNTIGVDDGIAMGHIGMRYSLPSREIIADSVETVVSAHWFDGMVCIPNCDKITPGMIMGALRVNIPTMFVSGGPMKAGKDSSGRSISLSSVFEGVGAYQAGKIDDKGLMELEQYGCPTCGSCSGMFTANSMNCLAEALGIALPGNGTILAVSPERREFVRQSARQLMSIIEQDIKPRDIVTMEAIDNAFALDMAMGGSTNTVLHTLAIAREAGFEYPIERINEVAARVPHLAKVAPASDYHIEDVHNAGGVSAVLNELFKKEGALHGECITVTGQTLRENVAGCDIVDTDVIHTLANPHSEQGGLAVLFGNLAPEGAIVKVGAVDPSVGGRHVGPAICFDSQDEALAGIANGKVKEGHVVVIRYEGPKGGPGMPEMLAPTSQIVGMGLGAKVGLITDGRFSGASRGISIGHISPEAAEGGPIAFVEDGDIIELDLTNRKIELQVPDEVLEQRRAAWKPFEPKVKTGYLARYSKLVTNASQGGILKI encoded by the coding sequence ATGACAGCCAAAAAGAAAATGCGCTCAGACATGATTAAGAAAGGCTTCGATCGTGCGCCTCACCGCAGTCTGCTGCGTGCAGCGGGCGTGAAGGAAGAGGATTTTGACAAGCCGTTCATTGCAGTATGCAATTCGTATATCGACATCATTCCCGGCCACGTCCATTTGCAGGAATTCGGCAAGATTGTCAAGGAAGCGATCCGGGAAGCGGGCGGCGTGCCGTTCGAATTCAATACAATCGGGGTCGACGACGGGATTGCGATGGGCCATATCGGCATGCGGTACTCGCTGCCAAGCCGCGAGATTATCGCCGATTCGGTAGAGACGGTCGTCTCCGCCCACTGGTTCGACGGCATGGTCTGCATTCCGAACTGCGACAAGATTACGCCGGGTATGATTATGGGCGCGCTGCGCGTCAACATTCCGACGATGTTCGTCAGCGGCGGTCCGATGAAGGCGGGCAAGGACTCTTCCGGCCGTTCGATCTCCTTGTCCAGTGTGTTCGAGGGCGTCGGCGCCTATCAAGCAGGCAAGATTGACGACAAGGGATTGATGGAGCTGGAGCAGTACGGCTGCCCAACCTGCGGCTCCTGTTCGGGCATGTTCACCGCGAACTCGATGAACTGCCTGGCGGAAGCGCTTGGCATCGCCTTGCCGGGCAACGGCACCATTCTCGCCGTATCCCCGGAACGCCGGGAATTCGTACGTCAGTCGGCGCGTCAGCTGATGAGCATTATCGAGCAGGACATCAAGCCGCGTGATATCGTCACGATGGAAGCTATCGATAACGCCTTCGCGCTCGACATGGCGATGGGCGGCTCGACCAATACGGTCCTGCATACGCTCGCTATCGCGCGGGAAGCCGGATTCGAATACCCGATCGAGCGGATTAACGAAGTGGCGGCCCGGGTGCCTCATCTGGCCAAGGTAGCGCCGGCTTCCGATTATCATATTGAAGATGTGCACAACGCAGGCGGCGTCAGTGCTGTCTTGAATGAACTGTTCAAGAAGGAAGGCGCCCTTCACGGCGAGTGCATCACCGTGACTGGCCAGACGCTGCGCGAGAATGTCGCCGGCTGCGATATCGTGGATACCGATGTCATCCACACCTTGGCCAATCCTCACAGCGAACAAGGCGGATTGGCCGTATTGTTCGGCAATCTGGCACCGGAAGGCGCTATCGTCAAGGTCGGCGCCGTCGATCCATCGGTAGGCGGACGCCATGTCGGCCCGGCTATCTGCTTCGATTCCCAGGACGAGGCCCTGGCCGGAATCGCGAACGGCAAGGTGAAGGAAGGCCATGTCGTCGTTATCCGCTACGAAGGGCCGAAGGGTGGTCCCGGCATGCCGGAGATGCTCGCCCCGACATCGCAGATCGTCGGCATGGGTCTCGGCGCCAAGGTCGGCCTCATCACCGACGGCCGCTTCTCCGGAGCGTCCCGCGGCATCAGCATCGGCCATATCTCGCCGGAAGCAGCCGAAGGAGGTCCGATTGCGTTCGTGGAAGACGGCGACATCATTGAGCTCGATCTGACGAACCGCAAAATCGAGCTGCAGGTGCCGGACGAGGTGCTCGAGCAGCGCCGCGCGGCATGGAAGCCGTTCGAGCCGAAGGTGAAGACCGGCTATCTGGCCCGCTACTCCAAGCTCGTAACGAATGCCAGCCAAGGCGGCATTCTCAAAATTTAA
- a CDS encoding alanine racemase, whose translation MDRSVRAGSYRDGNREAARAAASGTPLACLDLDALEHNAGLVLDLSGQKPIRLATKSLRCVQAVKHLLALHPCFQGVMCYHPREAAALLEAGISDVLMGYPTLDRPALARLAGLRRQGKEIVLMADDDSQLRAAEQAAREQQICFDICLDIDMSSAFGGLHFGVRRSPLRSEASVLELADAIRRSPHLQLSGVMGYEAQLAGFPDAKPGQKLMSAAIRYLKRRSEAEVAARRAAIVRVLRREGHELRFVNGGGSGSLRFTASDESVTELTAGSAFYAPALFDGYADLPLQPAAVFALPVVRVAAPGIYTCFGGGYPASGEAGADRLPQPFWPPGGQLLPREGAGEVQTPVRYPEGAEPLRPGDLIWFRHAKAGELAERFREFIAVKQGACLGTWATYRGEGWCFG comes from the coding sequence ATGGACCGTTCCGTACGCGCCGGCAGCTATCGCGACGGGAACCGGGAAGCGGCCCGAGCGGCCGCCTCCGGCACGCCGTTGGCCTGCCTCGATCTGGATGCGCTGGAGCATAATGCGGGCCTGGTGCTTGACCTGAGCGGACAGAAGCCGATACGTCTGGCGACCAAATCGCTGCGCTGCGTTCAGGCGGTCAAGCATCTATTGGCGCTGCATCCCTGCTTCCAGGGCGTCATGTGCTACCATCCGCGGGAAGCCGCCGCTCTCCTGGAGGCGGGCATCTCCGACGTGCTGATGGGATACCCGACGCTAGACCGGCCGGCCTTGGCCCGCTTGGCCGGATTGCGCCGCCAAGGGAAGGAGATCGTCCTGATGGCGGATGACGACAGCCAACTGCGGGCCGCCGAGCAAGCCGCCCGCGAGCAGCAGATCTGCTTCGATATCTGTCTCGATATCGACATGTCCTCCGCGTTCGGCGGCCTGCACTTCGGCGTGCGCCGTTCGCCGCTGCGGAGCGAAGCTTCCGTGCTGGAGCTGGCGGACGCGATCCGCCGTTCCCCGCATCTGCAGCTGTCCGGCGTGATGGGCTATGAAGCGCAGCTGGCGGGCTTTCCCGATGCGAAGCCCGGGCAGAAGCTGATGAGTGCCGCCATCCGCTACCTGAAGCGGCGGTCCGAGGCGGAGGTGGCGGCGCGCCGGGCGGCGATCGTCCGCGTGCTTCGCCGTGAAGGCCACGAGCTCCGCTTCGTGAACGGGGGAGGCAGCGGCAGCCTGCGCTTCACGGCGTCCGATGAGTCCGTGACGGAGCTGACGGCTGGCTCGGCGTTCTATGCGCCGGCGTTGTTCGACGGCTATGCGGATCTGCCGTTGCAGCCGGCAGCCGTCTTCGCCCTGCCGGTGGTGAGGGTGGCTGCGCCCGGCATTTATACCTGCTTCGGCGGAGGCTATCCCGCATCCGGCGAAGCAGGGGCGGACCGGCTGCCGCAGCCGTTCTGGCCCCCCGGCGGGCAGCTCCTGCCGCGGGAAGGCGCGGGGGAGGTGCAGACGCCCGTCCGCTACCCGGAAGGTGCCGAGCCGCTCCGGCCGGGCGATCTGATCTGGTTCCGGCATGCGAAGGCTGGGGAGCTGGCGGAGCGGTTCCGCGAGTTCATCGCCGTCAAGCAGGGAGCCTGCCTCGGGACATGGGCTACATATCGCGGAGAAGGGTGGTGCTTCGGATGA
- a CDS encoding D-arabinono-1,4-lactone oxidase: MKPWRNWAGNVRCEPERWWEPEGEADVAELLREAQRQGRRVRIVGSGHSFTPLGETEEWIVRLPRMTGLVQLDESARTVTVRAGMTLRELGGRLLERGWAMENLGDIDRQTIGGAVGTGTHGTGSGFGSLSTQVTAIRAVLGNGSIAEVSEGDTGEKRELFKAMQVSFGTIGIMTELTLRIVPAERMRLASFRSTLEETLERLEEYRGGNRHFEFFWFPYSSGTQVKTINPTDAPASKRGRWKEWSAYAVENGLFWGMSEACRIAPRLSGGISRLSARFVPVSDEVGRGARLFVTPRHVKFMEMEYSVPAAAMRPVLLEMKRLLERRRHSVHFPIECRYVKGDDIWLSPAYGRDSAYIALHMYKGMPYEPYFRDMEQILLAYDGRPHWGKWHSRTASQLVGMYPKWKDAARIREAADPRGVLLNRYVARLISPSAR; the protein is encoded by the coding sequence ATGAAGCCGTGGCGCAATTGGGCAGGCAATGTCCGTTGCGAGCCGGAACGGTGGTGGGAGCCGGAGGGAGAAGCGGATGTGGCGGAGCTGCTCAGGGAAGCGCAGCGGCAAGGCCGCAGGGTGCGTATCGTCGGCTCCGGCCATTCGTTCACTCCGCTCGGGGAGACGGAGGAATGGATCGTGCGGCTGCCGCGGATGACCGGTCTGGTGCAGCTGGACGAGAGCGCCCGCACGGTGACGGTGCGGGCCGGCATGACGCTGCGCGAATTAGGCGGACGGCTGCTTGAGCGGGGCTGGGCGATGGAGAATCTAGGCGACATCGACCGGCAGACGATCGGGGGCGCGGTTGGGACGGGGACGCATGGAACGGGAAGCGGCTTCGGAAGCCTGTCCACCCAGGTGACCGCGATCCGTGCCGTTCTGGGGAACGGCAGCATCGCCGAAGTTAGCGAAGGAGATACGGGAGAGAAAAGGGAGCTTTTCAAGGCGATGCAGGTCTCCTTCGGGACGATCGGCATCATGACCGAGCTGACACTGCGGATCGTTCCCGCGGAGCGGATGCGGCTCGCCAGCTTCCGCTCGACCTTGGAAGAGACGCTGGAGAGGCTGGAGGAATACCGGGGCGGGAACCGCCATTTTGAATTTTTCTGGTTCCCTTATTCCAGCGGGACGCAGGTGAAGACGATTAATCCGACCGACGCGCCGGCATCGAAGCGCGGCCGATGGAAGGAGTGGAGCGCCTACGCTGTGGAGAACGGCCTGTTCTGGGGGATGTCGGAAGCATGCCGCATCGCTCCGCGGCTCAGCGGCGGCATCAGCCGCCTGTCGGCGCGCTTCGTGCCGGTCAGCGACGAGGTCGGCCGGGGAGCTCGCTTGTTCGTGACGCCAAGGCATGTCAAGTTCATGGAAATGGAGTACAGCGTGCCGGCCGCCGCGATGCGGCCCGTCCTGCTGGAGATGAAGCGGCTGTTGGAGCGGCGGCGGCATTCCGTCCATTTTCCGATCGAATGCCGATATGTCAAGGGGGATGATATTTGGCTGTCGCCCGCCTACGGCCGGGACTCGGCCTACATCGCGCTTCATATGTATAAAGGGATGCCTTACGAGCCGTATTTCCGCGATATGGAGCAGATTCTGCTCGCTTATGACGGGCGGCCGCATTGGGGCAAATGGCATTCCCGGACCGCTTCGCAGCTCGTTGGCATGTATCCGAAGTGGAAGGATGCCGCCCGCATCAGAGAAGCGGCGGATCCGCGCGGCGTGCTGCTGAACCGGTATGTGGCGCGCCTGATCTCGCCAAGCGCCCGGTAA
- a CDS encoding acyltransferase family protein, producing the protein MQERRWNQASSGLKSAVSLRSGETFGLNLRFMLIVCVFIANAIEPLIGTMPELKSLFVWIFTFHMPLFVFVTGYFARSNLNGRAGWAVMKQIGIQYVIFQSLYSLLDVTLFHVPGMKHSFFIPYLLLWFLIGHLIWRAILMLFNRWQVRHPVILAAIIGIAAGFLPIDGAWLGLSRTLVYLPFFAFGYVFRDDAIQRFAASRYRKLAAGLSVGLLIVLLLWPNVLHPEWLMNHMTFRELGWLEQSPWYAIGMRLFIYALEIVASVAFLAWVPLHTGWITGLGRRTLYVFLLHGLIIRLLVVSGLYHYITTGPQAVLLIAASLACTVLLAQPAVRSLCRPIIEPHWNGLGGWHRMSVFHRGMKQG; encoded by the coding sequence ATGCAGGAGCGCAGGTGGAATCAAGCCTCCTCCGGGTTGAAGTCGGCCGTGTCCTTAAGGAGTGGAGAGACCTTCGGATTGAATTTGCGGTTCATGCTCATTGTATGCGTGTTTATCGCCAATGCGATTGAGCCGCTCATCGGCACCATGCCCGAGTTGAAAAGCTTGTTCGTTTGGATTTTTACGTTTCATATGCCGTTGTTTGTCTTCGTCACGGGCTATTTCGCCCGCAGCAATCTGAACGGCCGTGCAGGCTGGGCCGTGATGAAGCAAATCGGCATCCAGTATGTCATTTTTCAATCATTATATTCGCTGCTCGATGTCACGCTGTTCCACGTTCCGGGAATGAAGCACTCGTTCTTTATTCCGTACCTGCTGTTGTGGTTCTTGATCGGACATTTGATCTGGCGCGCCATCCTGATGCTGTTCAACCGCTGGCAGGTTCGCCATCCGGTCATCCTGGCGGCCATCATCGGTATTGCCGCGGGATTTCTGCCAATAGACGGAGCGTGGCTCGGTCTATCCCGGACGCTGGTCTATCTACCATTCTTCGCGTTCGGATACGTCTTCCGCGACGACGCCATTCAGCGGTTCGCCGCTTCCCGCTACCGGAAGCTGGCCGCAGGCTTGTCCGTCGGATTGCTGATTGTGCTTCTTCTATGGCCGAACGTGCTCCATCCGGAATGGCTGATGAACCATATGACGTTCCGCGAGCTCGGATGGCTGGAGCAATCCCCATGGTATGCCATCGGGATGCGCCTGTTCATATACGCGCTGGAGATTGTCGCATCGGTCGCATTTTTGGCCTGGGTGCCTCTCCATACCGGTTGGATTACCGGATTGGGGCGGCGAACGCTGTACGTGTTCTTGCTCCATGGCCTCATTATCCGGCTGCTTGTCGTCTCCGGACTGTACCATTATATTACGACCGGCCCGCAGGCCGTTCTGCTGATTGCGGCTTCGCTTGCCTGCACCGTGCTGCTGGCGCAGCCCGCCGTACGGTCGCTATGCCGCCCGATTATCGAACCGCATTGGAACGGTCTCGGCGGATGGCACCGCATGTCGGTGTTCCATCGCGGCATGAAGCAGGGTTAA
- a CDS encoding YwiC-like family protein has translation MSKEHPNRRAKLLRAYIPNQHGAWAMLIIPFAAGMFASKPQAIHAWIGIAWLAAYCGSFAGLQWIKTGRASVYRGPVIIYGAACALAGSAVLVMRPDIWWMGAVMVPLLLLNAAFAKRNRERHLLNDFLAVLQFCWMLPIAYEAGGGTDWSLAWRAFAACLLYFAGTIFYVKTMIREKGSRLYYGLSVGVHIVAAAAVGLMLPLWAGLPFVALFLRAVWMPGQKVTIKQVGIAEIVFSIVTAIPLIAVITP, from the coding sequence ATGTCGAAGGAACATCCCAACCGCAGAGCGAAGCTTCTGCGGGCTTATATTCCGAATCAGCACGGAGCGTGGGCGATGCTCATCATTCCGTTCGCGGCGGGCATGTTCGCCAGCAAGCCGCAAGCCATTCACGCCTGGATCGGAATCGCCTGGCTGGCCGCCTATTGCGGATCGTTCGCCGGCCTGCAGTGGATCAAGACCGGACGGGCCAGCGTATATCGAGGCCCGGTGATTATATACGGAGCCGCATGCGCGCTCGCCGGGAGCGCCGTATTGGTGATGCGGCCGGATATATGGTGGATGGGCGCCGTCATGGTTCCGCTGCTGCTGCTGAACGCGGCGTTCGCCAAGCGCAATCGGGAACGCCATCTCCTCAATGATTTTTTGGCCGTCCTCCAATTTTGCTGGATGCTCCCGATTGCTTACGAGGCAGGCGGGGGAACGGATTGGAGCCTGGCCTGGCGGGCCTTTGCCGCTTGCTTGCTCTATTTCGCCGGAACGATTTTTTATGTAAAGACGATGATTCGCGAGAAAGGGAGCCGGCTGTACTACGGCTTGTCTGTCGGCGTCCATATCGTGGCTGCGGCAGCCGTGGGCCTCATGCTTCCCCTCTGGGCGGGCCTCCCGTTCGTGGCGCTGTTCCTGCGCGCGGTCTGGATGCCTGGCCAGAAGGTAACGATCAAGCAGGTCGGTATTGCGGAGATCGTCTTCAGCATCGTGACGGCGATTCCGCTAATCGCTGTCATCACTCCGTAG
- a CDS encoding sugar kinase, which yields MKALSGNAPEVVTFGEAMALFSSADTRGLEYAQTVMKSFGGAESNVAIGLARLGHRAGWCGRLGRDPLGRHIVKAIRGEGVDVSRVEMAPDAPTGLMMRELIAGKSSVYYYRAGSAASRMTPGHLDKDYIRSARLLHVTGITCALSDSCAETVYEAVAIAKAAGVKVSFDPNLRLKLWTIEAAREKLLPLARQADYFLPGLDELKLLYGTEDEQGIFRCLSELPGVSIVKGGPGKNYVVQGSLIDKVPYELVEHAVDTVGAGDAFCAGFLSGMLQGADAVEAVRLGNITGAMVVQAFGDWEALPTAEQLQAVLNQAVHIER from the coding sequence ATGAAAGCGTTGTCAGGAAATGCCCCGGAGGTTGTCACGTTCGGCGAAGCGATGGCCTTGTTCAGCTCCGCAGACACGAGGGGCTTGGAATATGCGCAGACGGTAATGAAATCGTTCGGGGGAGCGGAGAGCAATGTGGCCATCGGGCTGGCCCGCCTCGGACACCGGGCCGGCTGGTGCGGCCGCCTGGGCCGGGATCCGCTCGGCCGGCATATCGTCAAGGCGATTCGCGGCGAAGGTGTGGATGTCTCCCGTGTCGAGATGGCGCCGGATGCGCCGACCGGACTGATGATGCGCGAGCTGATCGCCGGGAAATCATCCGTCTATTATTACCGCGCCGGCTCCGCGGCAAGCCGCATGACGCCGGGGCATCTGGACAAGGACTATATCCGCTCGGCCCGGCTGCTTCATGTAACCGGGATTACTTGCGCCTTGAGCGACAGCTGCGCCGAGACCGTCTATGAAGCGGTCGCCATCGCGAAGGCCGCCGGGGTGAAGGTAAGCTTCGATCCGAATCTGCGGCTGAAGCTGTGGACGATTGAAGCCGCCCGGGAGAAGCTGCTGCCGCTGGCGCGCCAGGCGGACTATTTCCTGCCGGGCCTGGACGAATTGAAGCTGCTGTACGGCACAGAGGATGAGCAAGGCATCTTCCGGTGCTTGTCCGAATTGCCCGGAGTCAGTATCGTCAAGGGCGGACCGGGCAAGAATTATGTAGTGCAGGGCAGTCTGATAGACAAGGTTCCGTACGAGCTGGTGGAGCATGCCGTCGATACGGTCGGCGCCGGCGATGCCTTCTGTGCCGGATTCCTGTCTGGCATGCTGCAGGGGGCTGATGCCGTGGAGGCGGTTCGTCTCGGCAATATTACCGGCGCGATGGTCGTGCAGGCGTTCGGAGATTGGGAGGCTTTGCCGACGGCCGAGCAGCTGCAGGCGGTATTGAACCAGGCGGTGCATATCGAACGGTAG
- a CDS encoding bifunctional 2-keto-4-hydroxyglutarate aldolase/2-keto-3-deoxy-6-phosphogluconate aldolase — MDKIRVIQQIQEHGVVAVLRGDSPDEVVEMAGQAIEGGIRIIEVTMTVPHALHAIEQLRRMYSSKSSSSDRFAVIGAGTVLEPVTARSSILAGAEFVVGPSLHPETITMCNLYRVPVLPGVMTIAEVQRALELGVDVVKLFPGNLYDPSIIKTIRGPLPQANLMPTGGVDVNNLGDWIRAGAFAVGIGSDLTKEAKASGDLALVRRKAEQYMEAFRRAKEQIARG, encoded by the coding sequence ATGGATAAGATTAGAGTGATTCAGCAAATTCAAGAGCATGGCGTCGTCGCCGTACTGCGGGGAGACTCTCCGGATGAAGTGGTGGAGATGGCTGGACAAGCCATCGAGGGCGGCATCCGCATTATCGAGGTGACGATGACCGTTCCCCATGCGCTTCATGCGATAGAGCAGCTGCGGAGAATGTATTCCTCGAAGTCCTCCAGCAGCGACCGCTTCGCGGTCATCGGCGCTGGCACTGTGCTGGAGCCGGTTACGGCCCGTTCCAGTATTTTGGCTGGGGCCGAGTTCGTCGTCGGTCCGTCGCTCCATCCCGAGACGATCACGATGTGCAATCTGTATCGCGTGCCCGTGCTGCCGGGCGTCATGACGATCGCGGAGGTGCAGCGCGCGCTCGAGCTGGGGGTTGACGTGGTGAAGCTGTTCCCGGGCAACCTGTATGATCCGTCCATCATTAAGACGATCAGAGGCCCGCTGCCGCAGGCGAACCTGATGCCGACCGGCGGCGTCGATGTTAACAATCTGGGCGATTGGATCCGGGCGGGCGCGTTTGCCGTCGGGATCGGATCGGATTTGACCAAGGAAGCGAAGGCGTCGGGCGATCTTGCTCTCGTTCGCCGCAAAGCAGAACAGTATATGGAGGCATTCCGCCGCGCGAAGGAGCAGATCGCCCGCGGATAA
- a CDS encoding 2-oxoacid:acceptor oxidoreductase family protein has protein sequence MVNLPKVNELGFYEIRLESIGGLGANLAGKMLAEAGVTGSGLNGVSFSSYGSEKKGSPVKAHIRFCQPETRIRDTTPVERPHIVGIFHEALAKTVHVTNGIYPDSLVLVNSSSDPARLKEKLRLPCGTIAVVDAIGIALEEGNRVNMAMLGALFRLCDFLDAEHMKGVIRKSLESKYPQAVQPALNTFQRGYDEVVFQTFALPEGETLPGPVRWDTPTLGYETQPIGGTVINPGNSVLKDLSISRAGMMPHFFEDKCIHCAACDNVCPDFCFVWEEKPDKKGRLHMFLQGIDYQYCKGCLKCVYACPTEALSSEREEEGYADAHRMPHRFAFVDTAQQ, from the coding sequence ATGGTCAACCTGCCCAAAGTCAATGAGCTCGGATTTTATGAAATTCGCTTGGAATCGATTGGAGGCCTGGGCGCGAATCTGGCCGGCAAAATGCTGGCCGAAGCCGGCGTCACGGGAAGCGGCTTGAATGGCGTCAGCTTTTCCTCCTACGGCTCCGAGAAGAAAGGATCTCCCGTTAAAGCGCATATCCGCTTCTGCCAGCCCGAGACCCGCATCCGGGATACGACTCCTGTCGAACGGCCTCATATTGTCGGCATATTCCACGAAGCCCTTGCGAAAACGGTCCATGTCACGAACGGAATCTACCCTGACAGCCTGGTGCTGGTCAATTCCTCGTCCGATCCGGCGCGTCTGAAGGAAAAGCTTCGCCTTCCTTGCGGCACGATCGCGGTAGTCGACGCGATCGGCATCGCCTTGGAGGAAGGGAACCGGGTCAACATGGCGATGCTGGGCGCCCTGTTCCGCCTGTGCGACTTCCTGGATGCGGAGCATATGAAGGGCGTCATCCGCAAATCGCTGGAATCGAAGTACCCGCAAGCGGTTCAGCCTGCGCTTAATACGTTCCAGCGCGGGTACGACGAGGTCGTCTTCCAGACATTCGCGCTGCCGGAAGGAGAGACTCTCCCCGGGCCGGTCCGCTGGGATACGCCGACGCTGGGGTATGAGACTCAGCCGATCGGCGGGACGGTCATCAATCCGGGCAACTCCGTGCTGAAGGATCTGAGCATTTCCCGCGCGGGAATGATGCCGCATTTCTTCGAGGATAAATGCATTCATTGCGCCGCCTGCGACAATGTATGCCCCGACTTTTGCTTCGTCTGGGAGGAGAAGCCGGACAAAAAAGGCCGGCTCCATATGTTCCTGCAAGGAATCGATTATCAATATTGCAAGGGCTGCCTGAAGTGCGTCTACGCGTGTCCGACCGAAGCGCTGTCAAGCGAACGGGAAGAGGAAGGGTATGCGGACGCCCATCGAATGCCGCACCGGTTCGCGTTCGTGGATACAGCACAGCAGTAA